ACTGGATGAGCAGCGGGCGCATGATGGTCACGTTCGGAGTGGGTTGGCTCAAAGGCGAATTCGACCTGCTCGGCGTGCCGTTCCACGAACGCGGGAGGATCGCCGACGAATACCTGGCCGCCATCAAGGAACTGTGGACCAGCGACACTCCGCGCTTCGACGGCAAGTACGTGTCGTTCGACGACGTGGCTTTCGAGCCGAAGCCGGTGCAGAAGCCGCACCTGCCGATCTGGATCGGCGGTGATGCCGACGCGGCGCTGCGCAGGGCGGCCAAATTCGCTTCGGGGTGGTGGTCGTTCCTGACCCCACCGGAGCAGATCGCCGATCGGTTGGACTTCATCAAGTCCCAACCCGAATACGACGGCCGTCCGTTCGACGTGGTGCACGGGTTGGGCACCACGCGCGTCGGGGAAGGGCATGCGGTGCAAGATGATCCGCACGGGCGTCCGGGTATGAGCGCATCGGAGATCGTGGACCGGTTGAGCTGGCTCGGCGAGCAGGGCGTCACCGTCAGCTCGGTCCCCATCCCGCAGGTGCGCGGGGTCGACGAATACCTCGACTACTCGCAATGGGTCATCGAGGAGATCAAGCCGAAGGTGGCCTGAGGAGGTTGCGCCCGGGCGAAAAGTGGGCACTCTGCAGCCATGCAGACTCAGCAGTACGCGCCCGGGCGCAGCGTCGACGTGTTCGGCCAACCCACCGACCCGACCGTCCTCGTGTGGCACGGCACGCAAACCGACGCCAGGTCCACCGTCGGGTCCCTCGCCGATCAACTGGCCGGCCACGGCTTGCGGGTGGTCGTGCCAGATTGGGATTCGCACGCCGCGGATCGCGGCCGCGCCGATCTGCTCAACTCCGTGGAGTTCGCTCAGTCCGACGCCTCCGGGCCACTGGCCGTGGTCGGGTGGTCCCTGGGGGCGGTCGCGGCGGCGGGTCTCGCCATTCGCGCCGACGAATACAACGTTGCCCTGCGGCACGTCGTCGGGCTGGGCGGCGCCTTCATGGTGCGCGATCCGCTCTCGGGGGAAACGCTGGGCCCACAGCTGCGCACCGCACGCGTAGGCGCACCGTTCACGCTATTGCACGGAGTGGACGACGACGTGGTCCCGGTGACGGCCAGCCGTGCGTTCGCAGCCGACCTACAGGCCGTCGGCTGGCCGGTGCGGGTCGTCGAGCTGGCCGCCGATCACGGCAATATTGCGGGGGCGCAGTACAACTCGGCGCAGGACCGGTACGAGCCGACGTCGGATCCGGACACCCGGCGGGTCGTCACTGAGGTGGCCGGCCACATCGCGGAGGCGCTGGCGGACCCCCCGCCCGCGCCGCACGCCTTACGGTCGTGACATGAATCTCGACGAGTACCGCGCCCACGACGCCACCGGCCTGGCCCAACTGGTCGCCGACAAGGCCGTGACCGCGGCGGAACTCCTCGCGCTCGCACAGCAGCGGGCAGCCGAGGTCAATCCCCGGCTCAACGCGATCGTCCGCGATGTCCCCGCCGATCCCGACCGCGCGCGCACCGGGCCGTTCGGCGGGGTCCCGTTCCTCATCAAGGACCTCTCGCAGGACTACGCGGGAGTGCCCACCTCGGCGGGCTCACGCGTCTTCATGTCGCTTGGGTCAAGCACGTCGACATCAGCAATGCCGTGCTTTCCTGGCCTCCGACGACGCCCGCTACATCACCGGCCTGCCGGTCACGGCGGACGGCGGCTGCATGCGGAAGTGACCCGGGCCGGCACCGCCGCAGATGCCCTGAACGGCATAAGCGCGCTACTGATCGGCCGGGCGGGACGCCGCCCGTTGCTCGAGCCAGCCGGCCAAGGAACGCCCCGCCTCCAGCACGTGGCGTTCGGCGATCACTCGGGCCCGTTCGGCATCCTTGTCCGTCAGCGCGTCGAGGAGTTCCTCATGCTCATCCAGGGAGTGGTTCTCGTGCTCGGGAAACAGCGTGAGGAAGTTCGACGGCACGACGCGAACGGCTTGACGGATCTGGGTCAGCAGGCGCGGTGAGTGCGCAGCGCGGTGAATCTCTTGGTGGAAGCGCCAATTCGCTTCACCGATGCTGTCGTCGCCGGACCGCGATGCCACGTCGGCGGCCAGGGAGCGCAGTTCGGCCAGCTCGTCTGCGGTGATCCGTTCGGCCGCCCACGCTGCCGCCTGGCCGGTGAGGACGCCCAGGATGGTGAACGAGTCCATCACGTCGCCGACGTTGACGCCGACCACGGTGATACCGCTGCGCGGCGCGATCTTGACCAGGCCTTCGAACGACAGTTCCAGCAGCGCCTCCCGCACGGGGGTGCGACTGGTGGCGAACTCCTCGGTGATCGAGTCGAGGTCGACTCGAGTGCCGGCCGCCATCGCGCCGGTCAGGATGCGATCCCTGAGTTCGCGGGCGGCGCGTTCCCGCACCGTCCCGGAGATGTCCATCGCCATGGCCATACTGTACAGCCCACCAGATCAAGCATTTGAAATCTGATGTATCAGATGTTAGATTCGCCATCATGAGCCAGAAGCGCGCCGACCAGATGTCCCTGGTCGCATTCATGCAGGCGGGCAACGCCTCGGTGTACTCGGGATCGTGGCGGCATCCGGCCACCGAGCACGGTTATCTCGATGCGGCGTACTACGCCAAGGTGGGCCGTCAACTCGAAGAGGGCTGCTTCGACCTGATGTTCTTCGACGACCGGTTGGCGATGCCCGGCATCTACGGCCAGTCGGTGGCCGAGGCGGTGCGCTACGGCGCGCGACCGGTCAAACTCGACCTGTCGGTGGTGCTCGGTGTGCTGGCCGAGGCGACCTCACACATCGGCCTGGGCGCGACCTACTCCACCACCTACTACGCGCCGTTCCACGTGGCCCGCACGTTCGCCACGCTCGACCACCTGTCCCGTGGCCGAGCCGCGTGGAACGTGGTCACCTCGGTCAACGACAGCGAGGCGCAGAACTTCGGTGTGCAAAGCCATCTCGGCCACGACGAACGCTACGACCGCGCCGACGAGTTCCTCGAAGTGGTCGCCGGCCTGTGGGACAGCTGGGAGGACGAGGCCATCGTCGCCGACCGCGGGTCGGGCCAGTACGCCGACCCGACCAAGGTGCACGAGCTGGGTCATGTCGGACAGTACTTCTCGGCGCGCGGCCCGCTGACCGTGCCGCGCACCCCGCAGGGTCGACCCGTCATCCTGCAGGCCGGCTCGTCGGGCCGGGGCCGCGACTTCGCTTCGCGCTGGGCCGATCTGATCTTCACCGGCGATCCCGGCTTCGACGTCGCGCGCGCACACTACGCCGATCAGAAGCAGCGCATCGCCGAGTCCGGGCGCGACCCGCAGACGGTGCGGATCTGCCCGATGGCCTACGCCGTGGTCGGCGAATCCGAATCCCACGCCAAGGAACGCGAGGCGATGTTCCTAGAGGACCTGGTGCACCCGATGGCGTCGCTGACGCTGCTGTCGGAGTTGATGAACTACGACTTCGCCCAGCACGATCTCGACGATCCGATCACCGACGATCTGCTCGCTCAAGCCTCGGGTATCCGCGGCCTGGTGCAGGGGTTGCGTGAGCATATCGGCGGGACGGTCCGGGTGCGCGACCTCGCCGCCCACCGCGCCACGCTGCTGCAGGGCCCAAGGTTCGTCGGCACCGGACCGCAGGTGGCCGATCAGATGGCGGCCTGGTTCGAAGACGGTGCGTGCGATGGGTTCGTGCTGGCCGCCACCCACATGCCCGGTTCGTTCGAGGATTTCGTCCGGATGGTGGTGCCCGAGTTGCAGCGCCGCGGACTGTCCCGCACCGCCTACCAGGGTTCGACGCTGCGGGAGCATCTCGGTTTGCCGCGCCCGGAGTCCAACCACCGCGGTGCCGGAATGGCCGTCTGATGGCGAGTGCGACCACCGCCGGAATGCTCGACGGCATCCGGGTGCTCGACCTGGCCACGCTGGCCGCCGCCCCGCTGGTAGCGACCTACCTCGGCGAGTTCGGCGCCGAGGTGATCAAGGTCGAACAGCCCGGGCAGGGCGACCCGATCCGCACCTGGGGGCATCAGCGCAACGGAGTCGGACTGATGTGGAAGTCGCTGTCGCGCAACAAGAAATCGATCACTCTGAATCTGCGCTGCGAGCAGGGCCAGCAGTTGGTGCATCGGCTCGTCGAGCACGCCGACGTGGTGATCGTCAATACCCGGCCGCAGACGTTGCGCAAGTGGGGTCTGGACTACGAGGCGCTGCGCGCGGTCAACGACCGCATCGTCATGCTGCACATCACCGGTTTCGGCTTGACGGGGCCCAAGAGTGAACGCCCCGGGTTCGGCACCCTCGGCGAGGCGATGAGCGGATTCGCGCACCTGACCGGGGAGGCCGACGGGCCGCCGACGCTGCCGCCGTTCATGCTTGCCGACGGCGTGGCCTCACTCAACGCGGCCTACGCGGTGATGATGGCGCTCTACCACCGCGACGTGCACGGCGCCCCAGGCCAACTCATCGACGTCAACCTGATCGATCCGCTGGCCCGACTGCTGGAACAGAGCCTGCTCGGCTATGACCAGTTGGGCATCGTCGGACAGCGGGCCGGTAATCGCTGGGATATCTCGGCACCGCGCAACACCTACCGGACCGCCGACGGGCGGTGGCTGGCGATGTCGGGCAGCTCCCCGGCGCTGGCACTGCGGGTCTTTCACGCGATCGGTCGCGAGGACCTGGTCTCCGACGCCGACTTCTCCGATCCGCAGCGCCGTTTGGCGCGCGCGGCCGAGGTGGACGCGGTGGTGGCGGAATGGGTCGCCGGACAGACGCTTTCGGATGCCATGGCAGTGTTCGACGCGCACGAGGTGGCCGCCGCGCCGGTGTACGACGTGCGTGGGCTCGTCGAAGACGAACAGCTGGCGCACCGCGAGGTTTTCGTCTCGGTGGACGACGACGAACTCGGCGCCATGACGGTGCAGGCCCCCGTGCCGCGGTTCTCCGGCGCCGAGCCCCGGGTCCAAGCCCTGGGGCCGCGGCTGGGGCAGCACAACGCCGAGGTCTACGGTCAACTGCTCGGTTTGACGCCCGCGGATCTGGATCAGTTGCGCGTCGACGACGTGCTCTGAGCGCCTTTATCTGACAACTTCTATGACACAGAGGAATTCACTCGATGACTGACCTGATCCGCCGCTCCGAACTGGCCCTGCCGGCCTGCAACGACCACATGTTCGCCAAAGGCGTCAGTTGCGGCGCGGACC
This DNA window, taken from Mycolicibacterium sp. MU0050, encodes the following:
- a CDS encoding LLM class flavin-dependent oxidoreductase — protein: MSQKRADQMSLVAFMQAGNASVYSGSWRHPATEHGYLDAAYYAKVGRQLEEGCFDLMFFDDRLAMPGIYGQSVAEAVRYGARPVKLDLSVVLGVLAEATSHIGLGATYSTTYYAPFHVARTFATLDHLSRGRAAWNVVTSVNDSEAQNFGVQSHLGHDERYDRADEFLEVVAGLWDSWEDEAIVADRGSGQYADPTKVHELGHVGQYFSARGPLTVPRTPQGRPVILQAGSSGRGRDFASRWADLIFTGDPGFDVARAHYADQKQRIAESGRDPQTVRICPMAYAVVGESESHAKEREAMFLEDLVHPMASLTLLSELMNYDFAQHDLDDPITDDLLAQASGIRGLVQGLREHIGGTVRVRDLAAHRATLLQGPRFVGTGPQVADQMAAWFEDGACDGFVLAATHMPGSFEDFVRMVVPELQRRGLSRTAYQGSTLREHLGLPRPESNHRGAGMAV
- a CDS encoding GntR family transcriptional regulator yields the protein MAMDISGTVRERAARELRDRILTGAMAAGTRVDLDSITEEFATSRTPVREALLELSFEGLVKIAPRSGITVVGVNVGDVMDSFTILGVLTGQAAAWAAERITADELAELRSLAADVASRSGDDSIGEANWRFHQEIHRAAHSPRLLTQIRQAVRVVPSNFLTLFPEHENHSLDEHEELLDALTDKDAERARVIAERHVLEAGRSLAGWLEQRAASRPADQ
- a CDS encoding CoA transferase, producing the protein MLDGIRVLDLATLAAAPLVATYLGEFGAEVIKVEQPGQGDPIRTWGHQRNGVGLMWKSLSRNKKSITLNLRCEQGQQLVHRLVEHADVVIVNTRPQTLRKWGLDYEALRAVNDRIVMLHITGFGLTGPKSERPGFGTLGEAMSGFAHLTGEADGPPTLPPFMLADGVASLNAAYAVMMALYHRDVHGAPGQLIDVNLIDPLARLLEQSLLGYDQLGIVGQRAGNRWDISAPRNTYRTADGRWLAMSGSSPALALRVFHAIGREDLVSDADFSDPQRRLARAAEVDAVVAEWVAGQTLSDAMAVFDAHEVAAAPVYDVRGLVEDEQLAHREVFVSVDDDELGAMTVQAPVPRFSGAEPRVQALGPRLGQHNAEVYGQLLGLTPADLDQLRVDDVL
- a CDS encoding TIGR03619 family F420-dependent LLM class oxidoreductase, translated to MKLVFSLPHMLRLKAMTQPWEHAVTGADQTRMARCADEWGFDMIAVPEHFIIPNEHLELSGPHYLQSTIAQAYLAGATSRIMLNSCITVLPLQHPIVLAKNLATADWMSSGRMMVTFGVGWLKGEFDLLGVPFHERGRIADEYLAAIKELWTSDTPRFDGKYVSFDDVAFEPKPVQKPHLPIWIGGDADAALRRAAKFASGWWSFLTPPEQIADRLDFIKSQPEYDGRPFDVVHGLGTTRVGEGHAVQDDPHGRPGMSASEIVDRLSWLGEQGVTVSSVPIPQVRGVDEYLDYSQWVIEEIKPKVA
- a CDS encoding esterase yields the protein MQTQQYAPGRSVDVFGQPTDPTVLVWHGTQTDARSTVGSLADQLAGHGLRVVVPDWDSHAADRGRADLLNSVEFAQSDASGPLAVVGWSLGAVAAAGLAIRADEYNVALRHVVGLGGAFMVRDPLSGETLGPQLRTARVGAPFTLLHGVDDDVVPVTASRAFAADLQAVGWPVRVVELAADHGNIAGAQYNSAQDRYEPTSDPDTRRVVTEVAGHIAEALADPPPAPHALRS